The following coding sequences are from one Thermoflexus hugenholtzii JAD2 window:
- a CDS encoding coiled-coil domain-containing protein: MAWTVEDLRDLAELLRAHPEWREPLWALLASEEVRRMPERMEQGFRRAARLILALYRAQRRQARETDARLAEMAEAIHRLGETVRHLAETVHDLAEAQHRTEENLQRLAEAFVNHRQEFLAHQAQVNARLEELSTAVRNLTETVHHLTETVHHLSEIVGNLAQTQLGLAEAQRRAEENLQRLAEAFVAHRQEFLAHQAQVNAHLAELRMEVHALVEAQRRTEESLQRLAEAFAAHRQEFLEFRAETDRRFAELAEAQRRHYEEFAAYRAETDRRFAELAEAQRRHYEEFAAYRVETDRRFAELAEALRILTERVDRVEARLDQVEARLDRVEARLDRVERRQEDHSRDLGELKSMRLEALYRENPGLFRPLLRRAAVVPGARKMEILEEAEAAGRITEEEASRAAPLDALVEGFHRREDRRVVLAVEISWQGTTKDVARAAERAAIFARALGVEVIPVVAAKELTAPARRMARTRGVWWLQDGRAFAPPEIPEEGSESEEA; this comes from the coding sequence ATGGCGTGGACGGTGGAGGATCTGCGGGATCTGGCGGAATTGTTGCGGGCGCATCCCGAGTGGCGGGAGCCCCTGTGGGCCTTGCTGGCCTCCGAGGAAGTGCGCCGGATGCCCGAGCGGATGGAGCAGGGCTTCCGGCGGGCCGCCCGTCTGATCCTCGCCCTCTACCGCGCCCAGCGGCGGCAGGCTCGGGAGACCGACGCCCGCTTGGCGGAGATGGCCGAGGCCATCCACCGGCTGGGCGAGACCGTGCGCCACTTGGCCGAGACCGTGCACGACCTGGCCGAAGCCCAGCACCGCACCGAGGAAAACCTCCAGCGCCTGGCTGAGGCCTTTGTGAACCACCGTCAGGAGTTCCTGGCCCACCAGGCCCAGGTCAACGCCCGCCTCGAAGAGCTCAGCACGGCGGTCCGTAACCTGACTGAGACGGTTCATCACCTCACTGAAACTGTTCATCACCTAAGCGAGATCGTGGGCAATCTGGCCCAGACCCAGCTCGGTCTGGCCGAGGCCCAGCGCCGCGCCGAGGAGAACCTCCAACGCCTGGCCGAGGCCTTCGTCGCCCATCGCCAGGAGTTCCTGGCCCACCAGGCCCAGGTCAATGCCCACCTCGCTGAGCTCAGGATGGAGGTCCACGCCCTGGTCGAGGCCCAGCGCCGCACCGAGGAATCCCTCCAGCGCCTGGCCGAGGCCTTCGCCGCTCACCGCCAGGAGTTCCTGGAATTCCGCGCCGAAACCGATCGTCGCTTCGCCGAGCTGGCCGAAGCCCAGCGCCGCCATTACGAAGAGTTCGCCGCCTACCGGGCCGAGACCGACCGCCGCTTCGCCGAGCTGGCCGAAGCCCAACGCCGTCACTACGAGGAGTTCGCCGCCTACCGGGTCGAGACCGATCGTCGGTTTGCCGAGCTGGCCGAGGCCCTCCGGATCCTGACCGAGCGGGTGGACCGGGTGGAGGCCCGCCTGGATCAGGTGGAAGCCCGCCTGGATCGGGTGGAAGCCCGCCTGGACCGGGTGGAGCGTCGCCAGGAGGACCACAGCCGGGACCTGGGGGAGCTCAAGTCGATGCGCCTGGAGGCCCTCTACCGGGAGAATCCGGGCCTCTTCCGCCCTCTGCTGCGGCGGGCCGCTGTCGTCCCCGGCGCGCGCAAGATGGAGATCCTGGAGGAGGCGGAGGCGGCCGGGCGCATCACGGAGGAGGAAGCGAGCCGGGCTGCCCCTCTGGACGCGCTGGTGGAGGGCTTTCACCGGCGGGAGGACCGCCGGGTGGTTCTGGCGGTGGAGATTTCCTGGCAGGGGACCACGAAGGACGTGGCCCGGGCGGCGGAGCGGGCGGCCATCTTCGCCCGGGCGCTGGGGGTGGAGGTGATCCCGGTGGTGGCGGCGAAGGAATTGACGGCGCCGGCGCGGCGGATGGCCCGGACGCGGGGGGTGTGGTGGCTGCAGGACGGGAGGGCCTTCGCCCCTCCAGAGATCCCCGAGGAAGGATCGGAATCGGAAGAGGCCTGA
- a CDS encoding eCIS core domain-containing protein codes for MPIYRGPIPEPVRAQLRELAGAWLPEPDLERAYLHVGTPLARLILRAMPDPLPGVDPAAVTLGRHIFMDPAYWPPDRLSRFRLLVHELIHVRQWRERGVLGFLWAYLRDYLARRYAGVRLEQEAEAIAAAAAEQWQARGLPV; via the coding sequence ATGCCGATCTATCGCGGCCCGATCCCCGAGCCTGTGCGGGCCCAGCTGCGGGAGCTGGCGGGGGCCTGGCTGCCCGAGCCCGATCTCGAGCGGGCCTATCTGCATGTGGGGACCCCCCTGGCCCGTCTGATCCTGCGCGCGATGCCCGACCCGCTCCCGGGCGTGGATCCGGCGGCGGTGACCCTGGGCCGGCACATCTTCATGGACCCTGCTTACTGGCCCCCCGATCGCCTCTCGAGGTTCCGCCTGCTGGTCCACGAGCTGATCCATGTGCGTCAATGGCGGGAGCGCGGGGTTCTGGGATTCCTGTGGGCGTATCTGCGCGATTACCTCGCCCGCCGCTACGCGGGGGTGCGCCTGGAGCAGGAGGCCGAGGCGATCGCCGCGGCGGCGGCGGAACAATGGCAGGCCCGCGGTCTTCCCGTGTAA
- a CDS encoding NAD(P)/FAD-dependent oxidoreductase, whose product MRRVLILGGGFGGVATAHALRRRLPPEDEIVVVERRPYFMLGLRKTWALIGRGTLEEGRRPLQALERFGIRVLPGTITAIDPANRAVEVNGRRWEGDAMVVALGAELAPEAIPGFREHALNVYDPQEIPRAMEAVRAFRGGQVMIGIFGAPYKCPPAPYEMAFLLQDFFEARGVRARISVFTPQPMSLPVLGAAGCSVLEGRLAERGIDFLPNHKATAVEAGAVIFGDRRRPFDLLLGVPPHRCPEVVVRSGLTDGGAWVRVHPRTLETRFAGVYAIGDITEILLPNGMPLPKAGVFAEAEGEVVAERIAAVFAGREPEASFSGEGFCYLELGRGEAMLVRGRFLVEPAPEIELTEPSPNYLEEKKRFEAERLRTWFGDAAA is encoded by the coding sequence ATGCGACGGGTGCTGATCCTGGGAGGCGGGTTCGGGGGAGTGGCTACGGCCCATGCCCTGCGGCGGCGGCTCCCCCCGGAGGACGAGATCGTGGTGGTGGAGCGGCGTCCCTACTTCATGCTGGGCTTGCGCAAGACGTGGGCCCTGATCGGCCGGGGCACCCTGGAGGAAGGACGACGTCCCCTCCAGGCCCTCGAGCGCTTCGGCATCCGCGTCCTCCCCGGCACCATCACCGCCATCGACCCGGCGAACCGGGCGGTGGAGGTGAACGGCCGGCGCTGGGAGGGGGATGCCATGGTGGTGGCCCTGGGGGCCGAGCTGGCCCCGGAGGCGATCCCGGGCTTCCGGGAGCACGCCCTCAACGTCTACGATCCCCAGGAGATCCCCCGGGCGATGGAGGCGGTGCGCGCCTTCCGCGGCGGCCAGGTGATGATCGGCATCTTCGGGGCGCCTTACAAGTGCCCGCCGGCCCCTTACGAAATGGCCTTCCTCCTTCAGGACTTCTTCGAGGCCCGCGGCGTCCGGGCGCGTATCTCCGTCTTCACCCCGCAACCGATGTCCCTCCCCGTCCTGGGGGCGGCCGGCTGCTCGGTGCTGGAGGGGCGCCTGGCCGAGCGCGGGATCGATTTCCTCCCGAACCACAAGGCCACGGCGGTGGAGGCGGGGGCGGTGATCTTCGGCGATCGGCGGCGGCCCTTCGATCTGCTCCTCGGCGTCCCTCCCCACCGCTGCCCGGAGGTGGTGGTCCGCAGCGGCCTGACCGACGGCGGCGCGTGGGTGCGGGTGCACCCCCGCACACTGGAGACCCGCTTCGCCGGGGTTTACGCCATCGGGGACATCACTGAGATCCTCCTCCCCAACGGCATGCCGCTGCCCAAGGCGGGCGTCTTCGCCGAGGCCGAAGGGGAGGTGGTGGCGGAGCGGATCGCGGCCGTTTTCGCGGGACGGGAGCCCGAGGCTTCCTTCTCCGGCGAGGGCTTTTGCTACCTGGAGCTGGGCCGGGGCGAGGCGATGCTGGTGCGCGGCCGTTTCCTCGTCGAGCCGGCGCCGGAGATCGAGCTCACGGAGCCTTCGCCGAACTATCTGGAAGAGAAGAAGCGCTTCGAGGCCGAACGCCTGCGGACCTGGTTCGGGGACGCAGCGGCCTGA
- a CDS encoding endonuclease III domain-containing protein — translation MERPRAALRRKAERIDRALEAYYGIPARWHLDPLSELVLTVLSQNTSDVNSWRAFERLRERFPTWEAVRDAPVEAVEEAIRPAGLAAQKAPRIQAILRRITEERGELSLDFLADWPVEEAKAYLRRLNGVGPKTAAIVLLFSLGKPAFPVDTHVHRVGTRLGLIPEGMSAERAHEWMEALVPPDRYLPFHLLLIRHGREICKAQRPRCDLCPVRRDCDFYRRRRAAGR, via the coding sequence ATGGAGCGACCCCGGGCGGCGCTGCGCCGGAAAGCGGAACGGATCGATCGGGCCCTGGAGGCGTATTACGGGATCCCGGCCCGCTGGCATCTGGATCCCCTTTCCGAGCTGGTCCTGACCGTCCTCTCCCAGAACACCAGTGATGTGAACAGCTGGCGGGCCTTCGAGCGGCTGCGGGAGCGCTTCCCCACCTGGGAGGCGGTGCGGGACGCGCCGGTGGAGGCGGTGGAGGAAGCCATCCGTCCGGCGGGCCTGGCCGCTCAGAAAGCTCCGCGGATCCAGGCGATCCTGCGCCGGATCACCGAGGAGCGCGGGGAGCTGTCGCTCGATTTCCTCGCCGACTGGCCAGTGGAGGAGGCGAAGGCTTACCTGCGGCGCCTGAACGGCGTGGGTCCGAAGACGGCGGCCATCGTGCTTCTTTTTTCGCTGGGCAAGCCGGCCTTCCCGGTCGATACGCATGTGCACCGCGTGGGGACACGGCTCGGGCTGATCCCGGAGGGGATGTCGGCGGAGCGAGCCCACGAATGGATGGAGGCCCTGGTTCCTCCGGATCGTTATCTCCCTTTTCATTTGTTGTTGATCCGCCACGGCCGGGAGATCTGCAAGGCCCAGCGGCCCCGCTGTGACCTCTGTCCGGTGCGCCGCGACTGCGATTTCTACCGACGGCGGCGCGCGGCGGGGCGATGA
- a CDS encoding ATP-dependent helicase: MGRDLSFLEELNPSQREAVTAPDGPILVLAGPGSGKTRVLTYRIAYLLTARRVSPFHILAVTFTNKAAEEMRSRLEALFGDRVGELTLGTFHATCARFLRREASLLGLHPQFVIYDEEDTLEAIRQALRDLNLDEKRYRPGALRAAISRAKNEFIRPEAYPIRTYFDEIVARVYARYEERLRAADALDFDDLLLRAVELFEEHPDVLARYQERYRHILVDEFQDTNTVQYLLLRLLASRHRNLFCVGDEDQSIYGWRGADFRNVIRFREHFPDARIIVLEENYRSTETILQAAQAVIRRNTERYNEKRLVAARGPGAPITLYEAFDEEDEAAFIARRVQELIEAGRIQPGEIAVMYRTNAQSRALEEAFLQAGIPYRLVGGVRFYQRREVKDLIAYLRLVLNPHDDLSLVRVLNVPPRGIGPATMARLSALALQEKTSLFAAVEQAVAGAPGISLGPKIRRALADFVERVRAWRADRAHLGVAELLRRIIDEIGYAEYVESLEEGGREVGGRRWDNVLELLKVAGPYRPGAFEDPLAAFLADVALLTDVDTLESDEEAPILLTLHAAKGLEFHTVFIAGLEEGLLPHSRSLDEPGALEEERRLFYVGMTRAKDQLFLTYAFRRYDELRTPSRFLREIPRELLTPAVARTTARSPSAAGRSRRKVEREEAPAFTPPSPRFRPGLRVRHPRFGEGLVVECRPIGADEEVVVMFEEAGLKRLLASFAGLEVLS, translated from the coding sequence ATGGGCAGGGATCTCTCCTTCCTGGAGGAGCTCAACCCAAGCCAGCGGGAGGCGGTCACCGCCCCCGACGGGCCGATCCTGGTGCTGGCGGGCCCGGGCAGCGGGAAAACCCGGGTGCTCACCTACCGCATCGCCTATCTGCTCACCGCCCGCCGGGTCTCTCCCTTCCATATCCTGGCGGTGACCTTCACCAACAAGGCGGCGGAGGAGATGCGCTCCCGGCTGGAGGCTCTCTTCGGCGACCGGGTCGGGGAGCTCACCCTGGGGACCTTTCACGCCACCTGCGCTCGGTTCCTCCGGCGGGAAGCCTCCCTCCTCGGGCTCCACCCTCAGTTCGTAATCTACGACGAGGAGGACACCCTCGAGGCCATCCGCCAGGCCCTGCGGGACCTCAACCTGGATGAGAAGCGCTACCGACCGGGCGCCTTACGGGCGGCCATCTCCCGGGCCAAGAACGAGTTCATCCGCCCCGAGGCCTATCCCATCCGGACCTACTTCGACGAGATCGTGGCTCGGGTTTACGCCCGCTATGAGGAGCGCCTGCGGGCCGCCGACGCCCTGGACTTCGACGATCTCCTCCTGCGGGCGGTGGAGCTCTTCGAGGAGCACCCCGACGTCCTCGCTCGCTATCAGGAGCGATATCGCCACATCCTGGTGGACGAGTTCCAGGACACCAACACGGTGCAGTATCTGCTGTTGCGCTTGCTGGCCTCTCGACACCGCAATCTGTTCTGCGTGGGGGATGAGGACCAGAGCATCTACGGCTGGCGCGGCGCCGACTTCCGCAACGTGATCCGCTTCCGGGAGCACTTCCCCGACGCCCGCATCATCGTCCTGGAGGAGAACTACCGTTCCACTGAGACCATCCTGCAGGCCGCCCAGGCGGTCATCCGCCGCAACACCGAGCGCTATAACGAGAAGCGCCTGGTCGCCGCCCGGGGCCCCGGTGCCCCCATCACCCTCTACGAGGCCTTCGACGAAGAGGACGAGGCAGCCTTCATCGCCCGGCGGGTCCAGGAGCTCATCGAGGCCGGCCGCATCCAACCAGGGGAGATCGCGGTGATGTATCGGACCAACGCGCAGTCCCGCGCCCTGGAGGAGGCCTTCCTACAGGCGGGAATCCCTTATCGGCTGGTGGGCGGCGTCCGGTTCTATCAGCGCCGGGAGGTGAAGGATCTCATCGCCTACCTCCGGCTCGTCCTCAACCCCCACGACGACCTCAGCCTGGTCCGCGTCCTCAACGTCCCGCCGCGGGGGATCGGACCGGCGACCATGGCCCGGCTCAGCGCCCTGGCCCTCCAGGAGAAGACCTCCCTCTTCGCTGCCGTGGAGCAGGCCGTCGCCGGCGCCCCGGGGATCTCCCTGGGCCCGAAGATCCGCCGCGCCCTGGCGGATTTCGTCGAGCGCGTCCGGGCCTGGCGGGCGGACCGCGCGCATCTCGGCGTGGCGGAGCTCCTGCGACGGATCATCGACGAGATCGGATACGCGGAATACGTGGAGTCTCTGGAGGAGGGAGGGCGCGAGGTTGGCGGCCGCCGCTGGGACAACGTCCTGGAGCTGTTGAAGGTCGCCGGGCCTTACCGCCCCGGCGCCTTCGAGGATCCCCTGGCGGCCTTCCTGGCCGACGTCGCTCTGCTGACCGATGTGGACACGCTGGAAAGCGATGAGGAGGCCCCCATCTTGCTCACGTTGCACGCCGCCAAGGGCCTGGAGTTCCACACGGTGTTCATCGCCGGCCTGGAGGAGGGACTCCTCCCCCATAGCCGCTCCCTGGACGAGCCGGGGGCGCTGGAGGAGGAGCGCCGCCTGTTCTATGTGGGGATGACCCGGGCCAAGGACCAGCTCTTTCTCACCTACGCCTTCCGCCGCTACGATGAGCTCCGCACCCCCTCCCGGTTCCTCCGGGAGATCCCCCGGGAGCTGCTCACTCCCGCCGTCGCCCGAACCACTGCCCGTTCCCCGAGCGCCGCCGGCCGTAGCCGCCGGAAGGTCGAAAGGGAGGAAGCGCCTGCCTTCACACCCCCCAGCCCCCGCTTTCGCCCCGGCCTGCGGGTCCGGCATCCGCGCTTCGGCGAGGGGCTGGTGGTGGAGTGCCGGCCCATCGGCGCGGATGAGGAGGTAGTGGTGATGTTCGAAGAGGCGGGCCTCAAGCGGCTGCTGGCCTCCTTCGCCGGGCTGGAGGTCCTCTCTTAA
- the rpmF gene encoding 50S ribosomal protein L32 — translation MGALPKRRVTRTRRGMRRAHDALRRPNLVPCPRCKNRILPHHVCPHCGTYRGVQVIEVEGRA, via the coding sequence ATGGGTGCGTTGCCCAAGCGCCGGGTGACCCGCACGCGGCGGGGGATGCGTCGGGCGCATGATGCGCTCCGGCGTCCGAACCTGGTGCCGTGTCCCCGGTGCAAGAACCGGATCCTTCCCCACCACGTCTGCCCCCATTGCGGGACGTATCGGGGCGTGCAGGTGATCGAGGTGGAAGGGCGCGCCTAA